One region of Vespa crabro chromosome 15, iyVesCrab1.2, whole genome shotgun sequence genomic DNA includes:
- the LOC124429626 gene encoding transmembrane protein 43 homolog isoform X2: MYRANQNGQQQRANVEPIHQNRINGRQPSPINVPMSVSEQFRESWLTAIIGSILFATGMCLLFWNEGRAVKVAYSLDEALRNVAVLSNPFKLLPEFEGRLIYISGSLSISEPLTEPDYGIIVSSVKLKRRVQMYQWVEIEEERSFGGVTEEEKHYYYTTEWKDKLVDSDHFYIRTGHHNPKEMPIKSQIQIANEVKIGAFILGSELKKKFNEFVEITSDERPERKDIKMHSGLYYHSADLWNPQVGDIRIQFSYAGKQGDVYSIVGMMEKGIIVPYTTSHGEDILLQRKHKMTVDQMFHLEHVHNYWRTWSIRGLGWLVLFLAATCLANILRTVILNSTFLCGIIAIESLTMSVSMSISLLVIGFAWVWYRPVIGLCLALASILPFIYSTLIAGSQSQQRDNYRRL, encoded by the exons ATGTATCGtgcaaat CAAAATGGACAGCAGCAAAGAGCAAATGTTGAACCAATACATCAAAATCGAATTAATGGAAGACAGCCTTCACCCATAAATGTTCCAATGTCAGTTTCAGAACAGTTTAGAGAATCATGGTTAACTGCTATTATTGGATCTATTTTGTTTGCGACTGGCATGTGCCTGTTGTTTTGGAACGAA GGAAGGGCAGTAAAAGTAGCATACTCTTTAGACGAAGCCTTACGGAATGTAGCAGTGCTTTCAAatccatttaaattattacccGAGTTTGAAGgtcgtttaatatatatttcaggaTCATTATCCATATCAGAGCCATTGACTGAACCTGATTATGGTATTATTGTGTCAagtgttaaattaaaaagaagagtaCAGATGTATCAATGGGTCgaaatcgaagaagaaagaag ttttGGTGGTGTAacggaagaagagaaacattattattatacgacaGAATGGAAGGATAAGCTTGTAGATTctgatcatttttatattagaactGGACACCATAATCCAAAAGAAATGCCAATCAAAAGTCAAATACAGATTGCTAATGAAGTTAAAATTGGAGCCTTTATTCTTGGATcagaattaaagaagaaatttaatgaatttgtTGAGATTACTAGCGACGAGAGACCAGAacgtaaagatattaaaatgcaTTCTGGCCTGTATTATCATAGCGCTGATTTGTGGAATCCCCAG gTGGGAGACATTAGAATACAATTTTCTTATGCAGGTAAACAAGGTGATGTTTACTCTATCGTTGGCATGATGGAGAAAGGAATTATTGTTCCTTATACCACATCACACGGGGAAGATATTTTACTTCAAAGGAAACACAAAATGACAGTAGATCAAATGTTTCACTTAGAACATGTGCACAATTACTGGAGAACTTGGAGTATCag AGGACTAGGCTGGTTAGTCCTATTTTTGGCAGCAACTTGTTTGGCAAATATATTGAGGACCGTGATACTTAATTCAACATTCTTATGTGGAATAATAGCAATTGAATCATTAACAATGTCCGTTTCCATGTCCATTAGTTTATTAGTAATTGGTTTTGCATGGGTGTGGTATCGGCCGGTAATTGGCCTTTGCTTAGCTTTAGCTTCGATTttaccatttatttattcaacttTAATAGCAGGATCTCAATCGCAACAACGTGATAATTACAGAAGATTGTAG
- the LOC124429626 gene encoding transmembrane protein 43 homolog isoform X1: MYRANQNGQQQRANVEPIHQNRINGRQPSPINVPMSVSEQFRESWLTAIIGSILFATGMCLLFWNEGRAVKVAYSLDEALRNVAVLSNPFKLLPEFEGRLIYISGSLSISEPLTEPDYGIIVSSVKLKRRVQMYQWVEIEEERSFGGVTEEEKHYYYTTEWKDKLVDSDHFYIRTGHHNPKEMPIKSQIQIANEVKIGAFILGSELKKKFNEFVEITSDERPERKDIKMHSGLYYHSADLWNPQVGDIRIQFSYAGKQGDVYSIVGMMEKGIIVPYTTSHGEDILLQRKHKMTVDQMFHLEHVHNYWRTWSIRKCITIFRGLGWLVLFLAATCLANILRTVILNSTFLCGIIAIESLTMSVSMSISLLVIGFAWVWYRPVIGLCLALASILPFIYSTLIAGSQSQQRDNYRRL, from the exons ATGTATCGtgcaaat CAAAATGGACAGCAGCAAAGAGCAAATGTTGAACCAATACATCAAAATCGAATTAATGGAAGACAGCCTTCACCCATAAATGTTCCAATGTCAGTTTCAGAACAGTTTAGAGAATCATGGTTAACTGCTATTATTGGATCTATTTTGTTTGCGACTGGCATGTGCCTGTTGTTTTGGAACGAA GGAAGGGCAGTAAAAGTAGCATACTCTTTAGACGAAGCCTTACGGAATGTAGCAGTGCTTTCAAatccatttaaattattacccGAGTTTGAAGgtcgtttaatatatatttcaggaTCATTATCCATATCAGAGCCATTGACTGAACCTGATTATGGTATTATTGTGTCAagtgttaaattaaaaagaagagtaCAGATGTATCAATGGGTCgaaatcgaagaagaaagaag ttttGGTGGTGTAacggaagaagagaaacattattattatacgacaGAATGGAAGGATAAGCTTGTAGATTctgatcatttttatattagaactGGACACCATAATCCAAAAGAAATGCCAATCAAAAGTCAAATACAGATTGCTAATGAAGTTAAAATTGGAGCCTTTATTCTTGGATcagaattaaagaagaaatttaatgaatttgtTGAGATTACTAGCGACGAGAGACCAGAacgtaaagatattaaaatgcaTTCTGGCCTGTATTATCATAGCGCTGATTTGTGGAATCCCCAG gTGGGAGACATTAGAATACAATTTTCTTATGCAGGTAAACAAGGTGATGTTTACTCTATCGTTGGCATGATGGAGAAAGGAATTATTGTTCCTTATACCACATCACACGGGGAAGATATTTTACTTCAAAGGAAACACAAAATGACAGTAGATCAAATGTTTCACTTAGAACATGTGCACAATTACTGGAGAACTTGGAGTATCag aaaatgcATAACTATTTTCAGAGGACTAGGCTGGTTAGTCCTATTTTTGGCAGCAACTTGTTTGGCAAATATATTGAGGACCGTGATACTTAATTCAACATTCTTATGTGGAATAATAGCAATTGAATCATTAACAATGTCCGTTTCCATGTCCATTAGTTTATTAGTAATTGGTTTTGCATGGGTGTGGTATCGGCCGGTAATTGGCCTTTGCTTAGCTTTAGCTTCGATTttaccatttatttattcaacttTAATAGCAGGATCTCAATCGCAACAACGTGATAATTACAGAAGATTGTAG
- the LOC124429626 gene encoding transmembrane protein 43 homolog isoform X3 translates to MSVSEQFRESWLTAIIGSILFATGMCLLFWNEGRAVKVAYSLDEALRNVAVLSNPFKLLPEFEGRLIYISGSLSISEPLTEPDYGIIVSSVKLKRRVQMYQWVEIEEERSFGGVTEEEKHYYYTTEWKDKLVDSDHFYIRTGHHNPKEMPIKSQIQIANEVKIGAFILGSELKKKFNEFVEITSDERPERKDIKMHSGLYYHSADLWNPQVGDIRIQFSYAGKQGDVYSIVGMMEKGIIVPYTTSHGEDILLQRKHKMTVDQMFHLEHVHNYWRTWSIRKCITIFRGLGWLVLFLAATCLANILRTVILNSTFLCGIIAIESLTMSVSMSISLLVIGFAWVWYRPVIGLCLALASILPFIYSTLIAGSQSQQRDNYRRL, encoded by the exons ATGTCAGTTTCAGAACAGTTTAGAGAATCATGGTTAACTGCTATTATTGGATCTATTTTGTTTGCGACTGGCATGTGCCTGTTGTTTTGGAACGAA GGAAGGGCAGTAAAAGTAGCATACTCTTTAGACGAAGCCTTACGGAATGTAGCAGTGCTTTCAAatccatttaaattattacccGAGTTTGAAGgtcgtttaatatatatttcaggaTCATTATCCATATCAGAGCCATTGACTGAACCTGATTATGGTATTATTGTGTCAagtgttaaattaaaaagaagagtaCAGATGTATCAATGGGTCgaaatcgaagaagaaagaag ttttGGTGGTGTAacggaagaagagaaacattattattatacgacaGAATGGAAGGATAAGCTTGTAGATTctgatcatttttatattagaactGGACACCATAATCCAAAAGAAATGCCAATCAAAAGTCAAATACAGATTGCTAATGAAGTTAAAATTGGAGCCTTTATTCTTGGATcagaattaaagaagaaatttaatgaatttgtTGAGATTACTAGCGACGAGAGACCAGAacgtaaagatattaaaatgcaTTCTGGCCTGTATTATCATAGCGCTGATTTGTGGAATCCCCAG gTGGGAGACATTAGAATACAATTTTCTTATGCAGGTAAACAAGGTGATGTTTACTCTATCGTTGGCATGATGGAGAAAGGAATTATTGTTCCTTATACCACATCACACGGGGAAGATATTTTACTTCAAAGGAAACACAAAATGACAGTAGATCAAATGTTTCACTTAGAACATGTGCACAATTACTGGAGAACTTGGAGTATCag aaaatgcATAACTATTTTCAGAGGACTAGGCTGGTTAGTCCTATTTTTGGCAGCAACTTGTTTGGCAAATATATTGAGGACCGTGATACTTAATTCAACATTCTTATGTGGAATAATAGCAATTGAATCATTAACAATGTCCGTTTCCATGTCCATTAGTTTATTAGTAATTGGTTTTGCATGGGTGTGGTATCGGCCGGTAATTGGCCTTTGCTTAGCTTTAGCTTCGATTttaccatttatttattcaacttTAATAGCAGGATCTCAATCGCAACAACGTGATAATTACAGAAGATTGTAG